Sequence from the Sphingobium indicum B90A genome:
CCATGACAGGGAAGCGTGTCTGGAAACCTACAGGCGCAATGCCGGCCAGGCGCTCGCGCTTGCGGGCCGCCTCGCGCCCGATGCCGTGCTGCTGGTGGAACCGATGAACCGCGTGGAGATGCCCGACGCGCTGTTCGCATCCATCGACGAAGCGGCCGATATGGTTCGCTTGATCGGTTCGGCTGGGTTCGGATTGCTTTTCGACCTCTATCATGTCGCGATGAATGGCGACGACATCGCTCGCGCATGGGCGGCGCACGGCCATATCGCGCCGCATGTCCAGTTTTCCGATGCGCCGGGGCGGAACGAGCCAGGCACCGGATCGATCGACTTCGCCGCGGCGTTCGCCGGACTCCGGGCGTCGGGTTATGGCGGATGGCATGGGGCCGAATATCGTCCGGCCGGGCCGACGACGGCGGGGCTCGGCTGGCTCGCGGAGATGCGCCGGCTGCATCCGTCCGCATAAGGGGGATGTCAGCCGCCGTGGCGGCTGACGTCGCTTTTCAGATCGCGCGCCCCTCATTCGCCCAATAGGCTTCGCGCAGGCGACGCTTGAATATCTTGCCGGAATCCTCGCGGGGAAGGTGGGTTTCGAACCGGACCACCTTGGGAATCTTGTAGCGGGACAGGCTGCCGGCCAGGCTCCTCTGGATTCCCGCCGCATCCAGCGTCGCTTCCTCGTCCGGTTCGACATAGGCGCATACCGCTTCGCCGAATTCGGGGTCGGGAATGCCGAATACCGCGCAGTCGCGCACGCCGCCGATGCCGAGCAGCGCCGCCTCCACCTCCGCGGGATAGATGTTGACCCCGCCGGAGATGATCATGTCGCGCCGCCGATCGCACAGGAACAGATAGCCGTCCTCGTCGAGCCAGCCAATGTCCCCCACCGTGACGAAGCCGGCCTGTTCAAGTGCCGATTTTTCGTCCGGATGGCCATGATAGGTGAAGTCCGGCACGGCTTCGGACCGGACGTGGATGTCCCCCGCCTCGCCGGTTCCGGCGTCCTTGCCATCCTCCCCGATCACCCGGAGCGTCACGCCGGGAAGCGCGCGCCCGACCGTTCCGGGCCTGGCAAGGGCATCGGACGAGCCATGCCCCGTGACAAGGCCGGTCTCCGTCGAACCGTAATATTCGTGGATGACCGGCCCCCACCAGTCGATCATCTGGCGCTTGATCTCCGTGGGGCAGGGGGCGGCGCCATGCACGACGAACCGCAGGGAGGAAAGATCATAGCCGGCCCGGACCTCCGCGGGCAGTTTGAGCAGGCGCACGAACATCGTCGGCACCACATGCATGTGCGTGATCCGGTGCTGCTGAACGAGGGCCAGCAGCTCCTCCGCATCGAAACGCGGTTCCAGCACGATCTTCTCCGCCAGTTCCGCCGACACCAGTCCATAGGCATTGGGGGCCGAATGGTACATCGGTCCGGTCATGAGCACCCGGATGGTTTCGGCGGGGTCCAATCCATAACCGTGAACGGCGATCTGCGCCTGCGCGGCCAGGTGGCCGGGTTCGAACGGCCTGCGCCGCACGCCTTTGGGCTTTCCCGTCGTGCCGGAGGTGTAGATCAGGGAGGATGCGCCGCCCGGCCCCCGGGGCGGCGCGGGGCTGGCTTCGTCGGGCAGCCAGGCGTCCCAGGCCATGGCCTCCGCCGGGGCAATCGAAGGCGGGAGGCGATAGGCAGCGGCGATCTCCGCCGGCGTCGGCACGCAGACCAGCGTCATGCCCGCCAGCCGGCCGGCCAGCGGGGCGGCCAGGTCGTCATGGGCGATCAGAAGCCGCGCGCCGCTGTCTTGAAGGATATAGCCGATTTCGTCCGGCGTCGCATGCCAGTTGATCGGCGTGGCGAACGCGCCGATCCAGCGCGCGGCCAGGCTGGCGACGAAAAAGGCGAAATCGTTGCGCAGCAAGAGGGCGACAGCATCGCCAGGAGCCACGCCGCTGGACTGCATCGCGGCGGCCGCGCGTTCGATTTCGCGTTCGAAGGCGGCGGGTTGCATCACCCTGTTGCCTGAGAGAAGCGTGGCTGTCATCTGCGCACTCCATTGGTCGTGGTGGATGTCGGGCCACGCCTTGGCGGCTTGGCCATTGCGTGCCACGCGGGCAGGCGCCGGGCGCGACGCCCCTGGTCAACCCGCCGCTGCGACAGGCCGGTACAAACCCGCATTCGCGGCCAGCCGCTGGGCCAGCGCGCCGAGCATGTCGAGCGTCGGGCTCGCCAGCCCGGCCGCCTGGGCGAACGCCATGGGGGCCTTGACCAGCGCATCCATCTCCAGCGTCCGGCCAAGCAGGAAGTCCTGGAGCAGGGAGGGCTTGTGATCGGGCGCGCGATAGCCCGGCGGCATGGGCGGGATCGAATATCCCTGGGCGGCGGCGATGGCGACGGCCTCCGCCATCAATCTGGGCACCGCATCGCCGAATATCGGATCCTCGACGGCTTCCCGCGCCGTCTGGCCGGTAATCATGCAAAGCACCGAGACCGTCATATTGGCGATCAATTTGCGCCAGAGCACCTCGCGGAGGTCATGGTGGGACGGGCTGGCCAGTCTCGCCTCCGCAAGGATCGTCCTCAGCTTCACGATCCTGTCGCTTTCCGACCGATCCGGCTCGCCGACGAACAGGGCGTTATATTCCGGAGAATCGTTGCGCACCACGCCCGGTTCCATCACCTCGTTGGAAGAGAAGATCACGCCGCCGATCGTCCTGCGGAGCCCGACATGCTCCTCCAGCCCGCCGCCGGGATCGAGCCATCCCAGCCGGGGCAGAAGGGGGGATTGCGGAAGCCCGTGCGCGTACCACCAGGGAATGCCGTTCTGGGCGAAGACGACCGGCGTGTCCGGTGCCAGCAAGGGTTGGACGCCCTCCGCCAGGACATGGAGCGACGAGGATTTGAGGGTGGAGATCACCAGGTCCTGATGACCGAGATCGGTGGGATCGTCGGACGCCTTCACGCGGACGTCCAGCCGCTCCGGACCGGAGATGAGGGTCAATCCCCTGGCGCGGATCGCCGCCAGCGCCGCGCCGCGCACGACGATCGACACCTCATGGCCGGCGGCGGCCAGCCGCGCGGCGAAATGGCCGCCCACCGCTCCTGCTCCATATACCGCGATTCTCATTGGCATCCCCATGTTTGATTTATCGATATTCCTTGAATATACCGATTGTCAATCGACGTTCAGACATGTTATCGATATTTCAACGATGGAGGATGCCAGAATGGACGGAAGATCGACAGGCGCGATAAACCCCGACATCGGGCTTTTCGGTGCAGCCGGGGAAGCCGAGGGCGAGGCCGAACTGCGACATGGCTGGCCGATCATCCTGGTTGCGTTCCTGGGCATCACCGTGGGAATCAGCAGCACCTTCCTGTTCTCGACCGGGCTTTTCCTGAAGCCGGTGGCCGACGCATTCGGCTGGGGACGCGGAACGGTGAGCATCGCGCCCTTCGTCGCCTCCATGCTGACGGCGCTCTGCGCGCCCTTCGTCGGCCGCTGCGTCGACCGTTTCGGCGTCCTGCCCGTGCTGCTCCCCTCTCTGCTGGGGTTGGCCGCCGGCTTGCTGCTTCTGGGAATGTTGAGCGCCGACTTCTTCTCCTATGTGGCGCTGATGGCGCTGGTGGCGTTGCTGGGGGCGGGCACCGCGGCGCCCGTCATCACCAAGATGATCATCGCGGGCTTCAAGCGCCGTCGCGGACTGGCGTTGGGCCTGTCCCTCGCGGGGTCCGGATTGGGGGGAGGGTTGATCCCCCTGTTCCTCACGCCCATCATCGCCGCGCACGGCTGGCGGGCAGGCTATATGGCGCTGGCCGGCATCGAGCTGGCGGGCTTCGCCGTCATCGGGGCGCTCATCTGGCTTTGGCGGCGCACGATCCTGCCGCCTGCGCGGCCCACGGGCGCCCGCGTCCTCCGACAGGAAGCCGCCGTTTCCGCCGATGGGCCGCCGCTGCTGCGCGACCGCACGTTCCTGCTGCTGGCGCTGGCCTTTTTCCTTTCCGCCTGGGGGATATTGACGACCGTGGTGCATTTCGTGCCGATGCTGACCGATGCGGGCGTCGATGCGACCCGCGCCGCTGGAATGGCCGGAACGATCGGCGCGGCGCTGATCTTCGGGCGGATCGTCGTGGGTTATCTTCTCGACCGACTGCCGGCCGTGGCGCTGGCCCAATGCCTGTTCGCGATGGTCGCGGCGGGAATGCTGACGCTGGTCGCGGGCGGCGCCCATGTGGCGGTTGTCGCTCTGATCGCGGCCATCGCGGCGGGGATTGGCATCGGTTCTGAAAACGACATCATGTCGTTCCTCGTCGGCCGCTATTATGCCACCAGCCGCTTCGGCTCAGTGAACGGAGCGCTCTTTGCGGTCTTCCTGGTCGGAGGGTCCATCGGTCCCGCCGCGTCGGGCTATATGTACGACGCCACCGGCAGCTACACGCTCGCCCTGCTCCTGTCGGCGGGCGCGCTGGTGACGGCCGCGCTGCTGCTGTTCGCTCTGCCGAAGTTGCCATCGTCCGCAGCCAGCGGCTAAACGCGCCCTAATCGACTTGCCCACTCCCTGACTCCATGCGATCCTGAAACCCATATGTCCTACGAACCACGGAAATCCCCCCCCGCCGAATCCGCATTCGCGACCCATACGGAGGCGGCCGCCCGCCTGCTTTCCGACGCGATCCTTTCCGGCGACATCGCGCCCGGGACCAGGCTCAACATCAGGGCGCTTTCGGAGGGGACCGGGCTGGGTCCGACGCCGATCCGGGAGGCGCTGGCCAATCTGGCGGGGCGGGGCCTCGTCACCTTCGCGGGGCAGCGGGGGTTCCGCGTCGTCCCGGTCAGTCCCCAGGATCTCCAGTCCATCATGACGGCGCGGACGGTCGTCGAACAGGGCGCGCTCGCCCTTTCGATGGATCGCGGCACGGAGGATTGGGAGGTCGAGATCGTGGCGAGCCTCCACCGGCTCAAGATGTTCACGGACAATCCCCCCACGGACATCGACAAGAGGATCGACACGTTCGAGCGGGTGCATTGGCGTTTCCACCTGTCCCTGATAGGGGCATGCGGTTCGGATCATCTCATCGCCATATATCAGGATCTTTACGAGCAGACGCGCCGCTATCGCTCGTTGATGCTGAAGACGGACGTCGATCCCGACCAGGCCTATGAAAAGCACAGCCTGCTGGCCCAATTTTGCCTCTCCCGCGACAAGCGCCGGGCGCTCGAGATGCTTTCGGGGCACAACAACATGCTGCTCAGCACGATCTACGGACCCGTTGCTGAAGCGGCCGAGAAGGTTTGAAATCATGAGGGCGCCGGATGGATTATCGTCCGCGCCCGCCCGCATGGAGCGCGGAACCTCAGGACTTCGCCTCTGATGGGACGACAGGTCCGCTTTCGCCCGCAGAGGCGCGCGGCGGCATCAATTCCCTGATCATGCCCCAATAGCCGCGGGTGATGTGCGCGTCCGCCGCATAGGTCGGATCGGTCATCAGATGCGCGTGCAGCCGCCGCAGGTTGGGCCAGGGCACCGAGGGGAACAGATGATGTTCCAGGTGATAGCTGACGTTGAACGGCGCG
This genomic interval carries:
- a CDS encoding hydroxypyruvate isomerase family protein, whose amino-acid sequence is MKISASVSMMFRELPLLERFAAAARAGFDGVEIQVIDEGDPAEMAQAARAAGMPVVLMNLPLGDLFAGGPGLSGVPGREAEFASAAERGLRAAREMDARFVHVGPSRIPPGHDREACLETYRRNAGQALALAGRLAPDAVLLVEPMNRVEMPDALFASIDEAADMVRLIGSAGFGLLFDLYHVAMNGDDIARAWAAHGHIAPHVQFSDAPGRNEPGTGSIDFAAAFAGLRASGYGGWHGAEYRPAGPTTAGLGWLAEMRRLHPSA
- a CDS encoding acyl-CoA synthetase; the encoded protein is MTATLLSGNRVMQPAAFEREIERAAAAMQSSGVAPGDAVALLLRNDFAFFVASLAARWIGAFATPINWHATPDEIGYILQDSGARLLIAHDDLAAPLAGRLAGMTLVCVPTPAEIAAAYRLPPSIAPAEAMAWDAWLPDEASPAPPRGPGGASSLIYTSGTTGKPKGVRRRPFEPGHLAAQAQIAVHGYGLDPAETIRVLMTGPMYHSAPNAYGLVSAELAEKIVLEPRFDAEELLALVQQHRITHMHVVPTMFVRLLKLPAEVRAGYDLSSLRFVVHGAAPCPTEIKRQMIDWWGPVIHEYYGSTETGLVTGHGSSDALARPGTVGRALPGVTLRVIGEDGKDAGTGEAGDIHVRSEAVPDFTYHGHPDEKSALEQAGFVTVGDIGWLDEDGYLFLCDRRRDMIISGGVNIYPAEVEAALLGIGGVRDCAVFGIPDPEFGEAVCAYVEPDEEATLDAAGIQRSLAGSLSRYKIPKVVRFETHLPREDSGKIFKRRLREAYWANEGRAI
- a CDS encoding ketopantoate reductase family protein, which codes for MRIAVYGAGAVGGHFAARLAAAGHEVSIVVRGAALAAIRARGLTLISGPERLDVRVKASDDPTDLGHQDLVISTLKSSSLHVLAEGVQPLLAPDTPVVFAQNGIPWWYAHGLPQSPLLPRLGWLDPGGGLEEHVGLRRTIGGVIFSSNEVMEPGVVRNDSPEYNALFVGEPDRSESDRIVKLRTILAEARLASPSHHDLREVLWRKLIANMTVSVLCMITGQTAREAVEDPIFGDAVPRLMAEAVAIAAAQGYSIPPMPPGYRAPDHKPSLLQDFLLGRTLEMDALVKAPMAFAQAAGLASPTLDMLGALAQRLAANAGLYRPVAAAG
- a CDS encoding MFS transporter codes for the protein MDGRSTGAINPDIGLFGAAGEAEGEAELRHGWPIILVAFLGITVGISSTFLFSTGLFLKPVADAFGWGRGTVSIAPFVASMLTALCAPFVGRCVDRFGVLPVLLPSLLGLAAGLLLLGMLSADFFSYVALMALVALLGAGTAAPVITKMIIAGFKRRRGLALGLSLAGSGLGGGLIPLFLTPIIAAHGWRAGYMALAGIELAGFAVIGALIWLWRRTILPPARPTGARVLRQEAAVSADGPPLLRDRTFLLLALAFFLSAWGILTTVVHFVPMLTDAGVDATRAAGMAGTIGAALIFGRIVVGYLLDRLPAVALAQCLFAMVAAGMLTLVAGGAHVAVVALIAAIAAGIGIGSENDIMSFLVGRYYATSRFGSVNGALFAVFLVGGSIGPAASGYMYDATGSYTLALLLSAGALVTAALLLFALPKLPSSAASG
- a CDS encoding GntR family transcriptional regulator, which produces MSYEPRKSPPAESAFATHTEAAARLLSDAILSGDIAPGTRLNIRALSEGTGLGPTPIREALANLAGRGLVTFAGQRGFRVVPVSPQDLQSIMTARTVVEQGALALSMDRGTEDWEVEIVASLHRLKMFTDNPPTDIDKRIDTFERVHWRFHLSLIGACGSDHLIAIYQDLYEQTRRYRSLMLKTDVDPDQAYEKHSLLAQFCLSRDKRRALEMLSGHNNMLLSTIYGPVAEAAEKV